In Ignavibacteriales bacterium, the following are encoded in one genomic region:
- a CDS encoding sigma-54-dependent Fis family transcriptional regulator codes for MDNSDIKILVVDDEVNFTVLLGKILEKKGFTPVVENNGFSAKEKIIDGDFDIIISDLQIPDVDGLELLKVKDPETLFIMITGYGSVDSAVESMKIGAYDYISKPFNIDEFTKKVDRAVEKVKLRYRLKHDYTETDRFDNTIIGVSKKMQKVYEMIDSVSKADTNVLIEGQSGTGKELVARAIHRRSSRRSGPFIAINCSAIPDALMESELFGHARGAFTGATERQKGVFELAHGGTLLLDEIAEMPFNLQSKLLRVIETWEIKPLGSDRIRRTDVRLISATNQNIKKLIEEKKFREDLYYRISTVTIKLPELKERKQDIPLLATHFLGEFSNETGRNFSITPSAVEVLVGYPWKGNVRELKNTLERAAIISNSEVLDEKNFKFLKTGTENEDEFNIDLNMELKDLEKNYIQKVLEENGWNKLQAANILGIDRKTLYNKIRLYNIKQ; via the coding sequence ATGGATAATAGTGATATAAAAATATTGGTTGTAGATGATGAGGTTAATTTCACAGTTTTGCTGGGGAAGATTCTGGAAAAAAAGGGCTTTACACCTGTTGTCGAAAATAATGGTTTTAGCGCAAAAGAAAAGATCATCGATGGGGATTTCGATATAATCATTTCAGATCTTCAGATACCGGATGTTGATGGATTGGAATTACTCAAAGTAAAGGATCCGGAAACATTATTTATTATGATCACCGGTTATGGGTCAGTTGATTCGGCAGTTGAATCGATGAAAATTGGTGCTTATGATTATATAAGTAAACCGTTTAATATTGATGAGTTTACAAAGAAGGTTGATAGAGCTGTTGAAAAGGTAAAGCTTAGATATAGGCTAAAACATGATTACACGGAAACAGACAGGTTCGACAATACAATTATAGGGGTGAGTAAAAAGATGCAAAAAGTTTATGAGATGATCGATAGCGTTAGTAAGGCAGATACCAACGTTCTGATAGAGGGGCAAAGCGGCACAGGAAAGGAACTTGTTGCGCGCGCTATACATAGAAGGAGCTCTCGCAGGTCAGGTCCATTCATAGCAATTAACTGTTCGGCGATTCCGGATGCACTCATGGAGAGCGAACTCTTTGGTCATGCCAGGGGTGCCTTTACAGGAGCAACCGAAAGGCAAAAGGGTGTATTTGAGCTAGCTCACGGCGGGACACTTTTATTGGACGAAATTGCAGAAATGCCTTTTAATCTACAGTCAAAGTTATTGAGAGTCATAGAAACCTGGGAAATCAAGCCTCTTGGAAGCGACAGGATCAGGCGAACGGATGTAAGGCTTATCTCGGCTACCAATCAGAATATAAAAAAACTAATAGAGGAAAAGAAGTTCAGGGAAGATCTATATTACCGTATTTCAACAGTTACGATTAAACTACCGGAACTTAAGGAAAGAAAACAGGATATCCCATTGCTTGCTACCCACTTTCTCGGCGAATTTAGCAATGAAACTGGTAGAAACTTTTCGATAACACCTTCCGCCGTAGAGGTCCTGGTAGGTTATCCGTGGAAAGGTAATGTAAGGGAATTAAAAAATACCCTTGAGCGTGCGGCAATTATAAGTAATTCCGAAGTTCTGGATGAAAAGAATTTTAAGTTTCTTAAAACAGGTACTGAGAATGAGGATGAATTTAATATTGATCTTAATATGGAATTGAAAGATCTGGAAAAAAACTATATACAAAAAGTGCTTGAAGAAAATGGCTGGAATAAACTCCAGGCAGCGAATATATTAGGAATAGACAGAAAAACACTTTACAATAAGATTCGGCTTTACAATATTAAGCAATAA
- a CDS encoding cytochrome c3 family protein, whose product MGEEKKIKEKRFFKKVRGFKRFLLFTGIYILSFVILVGISAEYTSRPSFCPTCHYMETFHQSWKVSAHNKVECVECHFEPGMAGTIKGKLNGLVQIVNYVSLAYKKRKPWAEISDNTCARSGCHNMDAMRDSLYEFHGVEFSHRKHLEKMADGKSLKCTSCHSQVEQNVHMEVITATCASCHFKKSSNPDHDFAKLSDCKLCHHLDQKTPEQLADMRYNHTMVVNNKVECAGCHTNVTSGDGDVGKERCLQCHFENEKLEKLPDTKLVHEKHIHERSIKCYSCHNSIEHKIQKLTPESSLDCQTCHANSHTSQVNLFTGRNGFNVKDFPSTMYLNGINCKGCHIFHQVDSKGIETSKSKGEACETCHGKGYSKLVDQWKVIAQKRLGEINSIYSRASQIVKSSKSDKKAEAEKLLEEANHNIKIVEVGKSVHNIEFSDKLLGGAYDLMKKAVTTVGYSSGLPSFISSSEFVPNECYKCHSGVQEISVNKFGMKFSHNQHIVKERIACDRCHSNANKHGELIVSKQSCNNCHHANKTEDNQCASCHNFQVAMYDGKWMGKDKPDIMKEGGAKCIDCHIQKDKIIKPDDKVCLKCHDAGYDELMVEWKGDVKKLESDIVDLLNKLDKTDLSPEERDQLNEAKKIVNQLKGYPSIYIHNYELISSVLMEKKKLLSKME is encoded by the coding sequence ATGGGCGAAGAGAAAAAAATAAAGGAAAAAAGGTTTTTTAAGAAAGTAAGGGGATTCAAAAGGTTTCTTCTCTTTACCGGTATTTATATTCTCAGTTTTGTAATACTAGTCGGGATATCAGCAGAATATACATCCCGTCCGTCATTTTGTCCCACCTGTCACTATATGGAAACCTTCCACCAAAGCTGGAAAGTTAGCGCGCACAATAAAGTGGAGTGTGTTGAATGCCATTTTGAACCCGGCATGGCAGGTACAATAAAAGGTAAGCTTAACGGGCTGGTACAGATCGTAAACTACGTTTCGCTAGCTTATAAAAAAAGGAAACCATGGGCGGAGATATCAGATAATACCTGTGCAAGATCAGGCTGTCACAACATGGATGCAATGCGCGATTCACTTTATGAGTTTCACGGCGTTGAGTTTTCACACAGGAAACACCTAGAAAAAATGGCTGACGGTAAATCTCTCAAGTGCACGAGTTGTCACTCGCAAGTAGAGCAGAATGTGCATATGGAGGTTATTACGGCTACATGCGCCAGCTGTCACTTCAAAAAATCAAGTAATCCTGACCATGATTTTGCAAAGCTTTCTGATTGTAAGCTGTGTCACCATCTCGACCAGAAGACACCGGAGCAACTTGCAGACATGCGTTACAATCACACAATGGTCGTGAATAATAAAGTTGAGTGTGCAGGTTGTCATACAAACGTTACTTCCGGGGATGGAGATGTTGGTAAAGAAAGATGTCTACAGTGTCATTTTGAAAATGAAAAACTTGAAAAACTTCCTGATACAAAACTCGTTCACGAAAAGCATATACATGAAAGAAGTATAAAATGTTATTCATGTCATAATTCTATTGAGCATAAGATACAAAAACTAACCCCGGAAAGTTCACTCGATTGTCAGACCTGTCACGCGAATTCACATACTTCACAGGTTAATCTTTTTACCGGGCGGAATGGATTTAATGTAAAGGATTTCCCAAGTACAATGTATCTAAATGGTATTAATTGTAAGGGGTGTCATATATTCCACCAGGTTGACAGTAAGGGCATTGAAACCTCTAAGTCTAAAGGCGAAGCCTGTGAAACATGTCACGGAAAAGGCTATTCTAAACTTGTTGATCAATGGAAGGTGATAGCTCAGAAAAGACTTGGTGAAATTAATTCAATTTATAGTAGAGCATCTCAGATTGTGAAATCAAGTAAAAGTGATAAAAAGGCGGAAGCCGAAAAGTTGCTCGAAGAAGCAAATCATAATATTAAGATAGTCGAAGTCGGAAAGAGTGTTCACAATATAGAGTTTTCGGATAAACTCCTGGGTGGTGCATATGACCTCATGAAGAAAGCTGTAACAACTGTCGGGTATTCTTCCGGGCTTCCATCGTTTATTTCGAGTTCCGAGTTTGTTCCCAATGAATGTTACAAATGCCACTCAGGTGTCCAAGAGATAAGTGTGAATAAGTTCGGAATGAAGTTTTCACATAATCAGCATATTGTAAAAGAACGTATAGCCTGTGACAGATGCCACTCGAACGCGAATAAACATGGTGAATTGATAGTAAGTAAACAGTCATGTAACAATTGTCACCATGCTAATAAGACCGAGGATAACCAGTGCGCATCATGTCATAATTTCCAGGTTGCCATGTATGATGGAAAGTGGATGGGTAAGGATAAACCTGATATTATGAAGGAGGGTGGAGCTAAATGTATCGATTGCCATATTCAAAAGGATAAAATAATTAAGCCTGATGATAAAGTTTGTCTAAAATGCCATGACGCAGGTTATGATGAGCTTATGGTAGAGTGGAAAGGGGACGTTAAAAAACTCGAAAGTGATATTGTTGATCTTCTCAATAAGCTTGACAAAACCGATCTTTCACCCGAAGAAAGAGATCAGCTAAACGAGGCAAAGAAAATTGTAAATCAATTA